From Halotia branconii CENA392, the proteins below share one genomic window:
- a CDS encoding cytochrome P450: MKLPDGPKTSPLLQLLQWSNDTLGYMKASTQSYGDIFSARLGSNSNLTVYVSNPQAIQQILVGESKEFDNTGNQLFKPILGKYSLTTLTGESHRRHRQLIMPSFHGGRLKAYGNQICDITQQVFNQLTPGKTFLARSAVQEISEQVILNAVFGVNKGERLQKLNQLVSSILEYAKYPFVSSLFFLPFLRKDLGRWSPWGYVCHLMRQIDELLYSEIQECRQKCNPESTDILSLLMSSRDENGEPMTDEELRDELLTLMVGGKDGIASAMAWSLYWVHHLPHIREKLIEEIDTLGSSPDHVSIVRLPYLNAVYKEILRISPVEIQAEPRIVKSPVELLGYELPIGTILIPSIYLVHQRQDLYPEPQQFKPERFLEKQFPYYEYLPYGGGDRRCPGSAFAEFTMKLVLATILSHYQLKLANNRPVRPVLSGLNLVPGDGVKMVFLGTRTSTATQKSKDLLSEVE, encoded by the coding sequence ATGAAACTACCTGATGGGCCTAAGACTTCTCCCTTGTTGCAGTTACTACAGTGGTCAAATGACACACTAGGATATATGAAAGCTTCAACTCAGTCTTATGGTGACATATTCAGTGCTAGGCTTGGCTCAAACTCGAACTTAACGGTGTACGTTAGTAATCCCCAAGCAATTCAACAGATACTAGTTGGTGAGTCCAAAGAATTTGACAATACTGGTAATCAACTTTTCAAGCCAATTTTAGGAAAATATTCATTAACTACACTCACTGGTGAAAGCCATCGTCGTCATCGCCAATTAATCATGCCTTCATTTCATGGAGGACGTTTAAAAGCTTATGGAAATCAGATCTGTGACATCACTCAGCAGGTATTTAACCAATTAACTCCGGGGAAAACATTTTTGGCTCGTTCTGCTGTGCAAGAGATCTCAGAACAAGTCATCCTCAACGCTGTATTTGGTGTTAATAAAGGAGAGCGTTTACAAAAACTCAATCAACTTGTAAGTTCAATACTGGAATATGCTAAGTATCCATTTGTTTCCAGCTTATTCTTTTTACCTTTTTTGAGAAAAGATTTAGGTCGATGGAGTCCGTGGGGTTATGTTTGTCATTTGATGCGGCAAATTGACGAGCTTTTGTACAGTGAAATTCAAGAATGCCGCCAAAAATGTAACCCTGAAAGTACTGATATTCTCAGTTTACTCATGTCATCTCGCGATGAAAATGGGGAGCCAATGACTGATGAAGAATTACGCGATGAGTTACTAACATTAATGGTTGGTGGTAAAGATGGTATAGCATCAGCAATGGCTTGGTCATTGTACTGGGTTCATCACCTACCTCATATCCGTGAAAAGCTCATTGAAGAAATTGATACTCTAGGCTCTTCACCTGATCATGTTAGTATTGTGCGACTGCCATATCTCAATGCAGTTTATAAAGAAATTCTGCGGATTAGTCCCGTTGAAATCCAAGCTGAACCCCGGATTGTGAAATCGCCAGTTGAATTGTTAGGATACGAGTTGCCAATAGGTACAATATTAATTCCTTCTATTTATCTTGTTCATCAACGCCAAGATTTATACCCGGAACCTCAACAATTTAAGCCAGAGCGTTTTCTAGAAAAGCAGTTTCCCTATTATGAGTATCTACCTTATGGTGGTGGCGATCGCCGCTGTCCAGGTTCAGCATTTGCGGAATTTACCATGAAGTTGGTATTAGCAACAATTCTGTCACACTATCAACTAAAATTGGCTAATAACCGACCTGTACGCCCTGTTCTTAGCGGTTTAAACCTTGTGCCTGGTGATGGTGTGAAGATGGTTTTTTTAGGAACACGAACTAGTACCGCTACGCAAAAGTCAAAAGACTTATTGAGTGAAGTTGAGTAG
- a CDS encoding DevA family ABC transporter ATP-binding protein → MLQKSLPVTLNSQLSAVEPVIAVRNLNHYFGGGALRKQVLFDINLSINAGDIVIMTGPSGSGKTTLLTLMGGLRSAQEGSLKILGQEICGANKQLLTKLRCQIGYIFQAHNLMTFLSAKENVRMSLELHEELLNQDINAQAIAMLEAVGLGQRVNYYPENLSGGQKQRVAIARALVSHPKIILADEPTAALDKKSGRDVVELMRRLAKEQGCTILLVTHDNRILDIADRIVYMEDGQIKTNGVDAAATVNQ, encoded by the coding sequence ATGTTGCAAAAATCTTTACCAGTTACTTTAAATTCCCAACTTTCTGCTGTAGAACCAGTGATTGCTGTCCGCAATCTCAATCATTACTTTGGTGGAGGTGCGCTGCGTAAACAAGTTTTATTTGATATTAACTTGTCAATTAACGCTGGCGATATTGTGATTATGACTGGCCCTTCTGGCTCAGGAAAAACTACTTTATTAACTTTGATGGGTGGATTGCGTTCTGCTCAAGAAGGAAGTTTGAAAATTTTAGGACAGGAAATTTGTGGAGCTAACAAACAACTGTTAACTAAGCTACGCTGTCAGATTGGCTATATTTTTCAGGCACATAATTTGATGACTTTTTTGTCAGCTAAAGAAAATGTACGCATGTCTTTAGAGTTACACGAAGAGTTATTGAATCAGGATATCAATGCTCAAGCGATCGCTATGCTTGAAGCTGTTGGTTTAGGACAGCGTGTAAATTATTACCCAGAAAACCTATCAGGAGGACAAAAGCAAAGAGTCGCGATCGCTCGTGCCTTAGTTAGTCATCCTAAAATCATTTTGGCAGACGAACCTACAGCTGCACTCGATAAAAAATCTGGGCGCGATGTCGTGGAATTGATGCGGAGGCTAGCTAAAGAACAAGGCTGTACAATTTTGCTTGTTACTCATGACAACCGGATTCTGGATATTGCCGATCGCATAGTTTATATGGAAGATGGTCAGATCAAGACCAATGGCGTAGATGCTGCCGCTACAGTTAACCAATAA
- the devC gene encoding ABC transporter permease DevC encodes MRFFRKTPLAWRQLMKEKTRLAVAIAGITFADMLMFIQLGFESALFDAAAKPHRNLQADLVLISPQFQTLSSVKSFSRKRLYQVLGYEGVQSVNSVYIGTGQWRNPQTRLERAILVWGVDPAQPVFKSPEIQQNQDQLKQLYQVMFDQAGRPEYGAVGDIFNKTGNFETELNSIAIDVKALFTDGASFTADGNVIASDSTFLQLFPEHQRDRIEVGLITLKPNAVLETVRSQLSDGLPEDVRVLTPEEFAQIEKKYWESSTAIGFIFGLGTTVGFIVGIVIVYQILYSDVSEHLPEYATLKAMGYSDRYLLGILLQEALFLAILGFLPGFILSVGLYQVANTATMLPIFMKLERAITVCILTVIMCTFSGAIAMRKLRSADPADVF; translated from the coding sequence ATGAGATTTTTTCGCAAAACGCCGCTAGCATGGCGGCAGCTAATGAAAGAAAAAACGCGTCTGGCTGTGGCAATTGCAGGTATTACCTTTGCCGATATGCTGATGTTTATTCAGTTGGGATTTGAAAGTGCGCTGTTTGATGCAGCGGCGAAACCCCACCGCAATTTACAAGCAGATTTAGTTTTGATTAGTCCTCAATTTCAAACTTTATCTTCGGTAAAAAGTTTTTCTAGAAAACGACTATATCAGGTATTGGGTTATGAGGGCGTTCAATCAGTAAATTCAGTTTATATCGGCACTGGACAGTGGCGAAATCCTCAAACACGTCTGGAACGCGCTATTTTGGTTTGGGGTGTCGATCCGGCACAACCTGTTTTTAAATCGCCAGAAATTCAACAAAATCAAGATCAGCTTAAACAGTTATATCAGGTGATGTTTGACCAAGCAGGCCGCCCGGAATATGGGGCAGTTGGCGATATTTTTAATAAAACAGGCAACTTTGAGACGGAATTGAATAGTATAGCTATCGACGTTAAAGCTTTGTTTACTGATGGGGCTTCTTTTACTGCCGATGGCAATGTTATCGCTAGTGACTCCACTTTTTTACAGTTATTCCCAGAGCATCAACGCGATCGCATTGAAGTTGGATTAATCACGCTCAAACCAAATGCGGTTCTCGAAACAGTGCGATCGCAACTGTCCGACGGGCTACCTGAAGATGTCAGAGTCTTGACTCCAGAAGAGTTTGCCCAAATTGAAAAAAAATACTGGGAAAGTAGTACTGCTATTGGTTTTATTTTCGGTTTAGGTACAACAGTCGGGTTTATTGTCGGCATCGTTATTGTTTACCAGATTCTTTATTCCGATGTTTCCGAACACCTGCCAGAATACGCCACCCTTAAAGCAATGGGCTATAGCGATCGCTATCTTTTAGGAATCCTGCTTCAAGAAGCATTATTCTTAGCAATCTTGGGTTTTTTACCTGGATTTATACTTTCGGTTGGATTGTATCAAGTTGCCAATACTGCCACAATGCTGCCTATTTTCATGAAGTTAGAACGAGCGATCACTGTTTGTATTTTGACTGTGATTATGTGTACTTTTTCTGGGGCGATCGCCATGCGAAAATTACGCTCTGCTGACCCTGCTGATGTTTTTTAG
- a CDS encoding ABC exporter membrane fusion protein, whose amino-acid sequence MSQRLLLKPTNKGLLALIIAATAMTGGIVIYSVSQFGQVEQTASSEPIPTTPAKPKVTSLGRLEPEAEVISLSAPLALDGDRVAQILVKEGDRVQAGQVVAILDSRDRLQTAVVQAQQQIKVAQAKLAQVEAGAKTGEIQAQQANIERIQAQSRGDKTAQKEAISRIEAQWQGDKIAQGATIKKLEAELKNAEAEYQRYQQLYSQGAISNSLYDSKGLTVETAKQQLDEAKAVQKRINTTASKQLAEAKAELARTQATGNKQVSQAQATLTSISEVRPVDVQAARTEVENAIATLKRTQTELIAADIKAPITGQIIKIHTRIGEKISDAGIADLAQTDQMMAVAEVYQTDVGKVKLGQQAVITSQAFGGELRGTVDHIGLLVKRQNVFSNQPGENLDSRVVEVKIRLTPEDSKRVAGFTNLQVQTAIEL is encoded by the coding sequence ATGAGTCAAAGGCTATTACTAAAACCAACAAATAAAGGATTATTAGCATTAATAATTGCTGCAACTGCAATGACAGGTGGAATTGTTATTTATAGCGTTTCTCAATTTGGGCAAGTTGAGCAAACAGCTTCATCCGAACCAATACCAACTACACCTGCTAAACCAAAAGTCACATCATTAGGACGACTAGAACCAGAAGCAGAAGTAATTAGTTTATCTGCACCCCTAGCTTTAGATGGCGATCGCGTTGCCCAAATTTTAGTCAAAGAAGGCGATCGCGTCCAAGCCGGACAAGTTGTAGCAATTTTAGACTCACGCGATCGCTTGCAAACAGCTGTAGTCCAAGCCCAACAACAAATTAAAGTTGCTCAAGCGAAACTTGCTCAAGTTGAAGCAGGGGCAAAAACCGGAGAAATTCAGGCACAGCAAGCAAATATTGAACGCATCCAAGCACAATCACGAGGAGACAAAACAGCCCAAAAGGAAGCCATATCACGCATAGAGGCACAGTGGCAAGGCGATAAAATAGCGCAAGGGGCAACAATTAAAAAGTTAGAAGCAGAACTGAAAAATGCCGAAGCCGAATATCAACGTTATCAGCAGCTATATTCTCAAGGAGCAATTTCTAATTCTTTGTATGACAGTAAAGGTTTGACTGTAGAGACTGCCAAACAACAATTAGATGAAGCCAAAGCAGTTCAGAAGCGTATTAACACCACTGCTAGCAAACAACTAGCCGAAGCCAAAGCAGAACTCGCCCGTACTCAAGCTACTGGCAATAAACAAGTTAGCCAAGCCCAAGCCACACTGACTAGTATTAGTGAAGTTCGTCCTGTAGATGTACAAGCAGCAAGAACAGAAGTTGAAAATGCGATCGCCACATTAAAACGTACCCAAACTGAGTTAATCGCTGCTGATATCAAAGCACCAATAACGGGTCAAATCATTAAAATTCACACACGAATCGGAGAAAAAATTAGCGATGCTGGCATTGCCGACTTAGCACAAACTGATCAAATGATGGCAGTTGCAGAAGTTTATCAAACCGACGTTGGAAAAGTGAAACTGGGACAGCAAGCCGTAATTACCAGTCAAGCATTTGGGGGGGAACTGCGAGGAACCGTTGATCACATTGGCTTGCTAGTAAAGCGACAAAACGTTTTCAGCAATCAACCAGGAGAAAACCTAGATAGCCGAGTCGTGGAAGTGAAAATTCGTCTCACTCCTGAAGATAGTAAACGAGTTGCAGGTTTTACTAATTTGCAAGTACAGACAGCAATTGAATTGTAG
- a CDS encoding LysE family translocator: MLITENFAVFLVATLTLCAIPGPDMLYVIARSIGQGRKAGIVSAFGFSVGLLVHTCGAALGFSALLMSSPLAYSIVKYVGAAYLIFLGINMLLSKKSISSLGKLKQASLKRIFSQAIITNVLNPKIALFFLAFLPQFVNMSEGAVGWQILTLGIIFNIIGTLWNIIVAFMAGFAGDWLKNRPKFSRFQQWFTGGILISLGVHIALSQIS, encoded by the coding sequence ATGCTAATTACAGAAAATTTTGCTGTTTTTTTGGTTGCTACACTAACTTTGTGTGCTATTCCTGGCCCTGATATGTTGTATGTCATTGCACGCAGTATTGGACAAGGGCGCAAAGCCGGAATTGTTTCAGCTTTTGGTTTTAGCGTTGGGTTATTAGTACATACTTGTGGTGCTGCACTTGGTTTTTCAGCATTGCTAATGTCTTCACCTCTTGCTTACAGTATTGTGAAGTATGTAGGCGCTGCATACTTAATATTCTTAGGAATTAATATGCTTTTGAGCAAAAAAAGTATTAGCTCATTAGGAAAGCTAAAGCAAGCAAGTCTCAAACGGATTTTTAGCCAAGCCATTATTACAAACGTGCTGAACCCTAAAATAGCACTATTCTTTCTGGCTTTTCTACCTCAGTTTGTAAATATGTCAGAAGGTGCAGTCGGGTGGCAAATTCTAACTTTAGGCATCATTTTTAATATCATAGGTACTCTGTGGAACATAATTGTAGCCTTCATGGCTGGTTTTGCAGGTGATTGGCTGAAAAATCGCCCAAAATTCTCTCGTTTCCAACAATGGTTTACAGGTGGTATTTTAATTTCCCTCGGCGTTCATATTGCTCTGTCGCAAATCAGTTAG
- a CDS encoding response regulator transcription factor: MYKIIRVLLAEKNSLVRVGVRATLNIEEDLILVGETNDAFKLPELNLKLQPDLLIIDLDLPSLTLPQSIVDLRKFCPYSQVLALASSDKFDLSILKIGGIKGCIFKSEEPQTLISAIRTVVKGNTWYSQKIIDKLIQQKIDEQNENVEATLTKREQQVIGMIAQGWDNARISAELSLAQQTVRNYMSRIYTKLAVSSRSEAIIWAIKHS, encoded by the coding sequence ATGTACAAAATTATTCGAGTACTACTTGCTGAAAAAAATTCGTTGGTAAGAGTTGGAGTTCGCGCGACTCTCAATATCGAAGAAGATTTAATCTTAGTAGGTGAAACAAATGATGCCTTTAAGCTTCCAGAATTAAATCTGAAACTTCAGCCAGATCTATTAATTATTGATTTGGATTTACCTAGTTTAACGTTACCTCAATCAATCGTTGATTTACGCAAATTTTGTCCATATTCTCAAGTGCTAGCATTAGCCAGTTCTGATAAATTTGACTTGTCCATTTTAAAAATAGGTGGGATAAAAGGCTGTATTTTCAAATCTGAAGAACCACAAACATTAATTAGTGCTATTCGTACAGTGGTTAAAGGCAATACGTGGTACAGTCAAAAAATTATCGACAAACTTATTCAACAAAAAATAGACGAGCAAAATGAAAATGTTGAAGCTACACTAACGAAGCGAGAGCAACAAGTCATTGGCATGATAGCACAGGGTTGGGATAATGCTCGCATTTCTGCTGAGTTAAGCTTGGCTCAACAGACAGTACGTAATTATATGAGCCGTATATACACTAAACTAGCAGTAAGTTCTCGATCTGAGGCGATTATCTGGGCAATAAAACATAGTTGA
- a CDS encoding ScyA-related TPP-binding enzyme: MLVLPKTDFISFPSSPSLNKSSIADIQPSMLLDTSSDNSQQSESISVASAIVKMLEDLGVEYAFGVSGGAIAPIWHTLQHSSIKLRHFRHEAGAAFAATEAYFASGRPIVVFTTTGPGITNALTGLFTARWEDAKVIFISASTSAPKRGRWALQETSNYTMPSAGIFTSESLFHYATTLECSEELPEVSRRLAKGLAKPNGFVAHLSIPTNIQANLVETSLASVNLSCTPATASEEAISECARLLTEGSFAIWVGFGARFAAAEIRKLAEKTGAAVMCSPRAKGIFPEDHPQFVGITGFAGHESVLKYMAECRPLRTLVLGTRLGEFTSFWSPAMVPSRGFVHVDIDPEVPGTAYPSAETVAIQSDVKIFVKSLLKRFPKRQNKSKIQSLPRPERSAINPSQDSPVRPEVLMNLMQRVIVEGSDAIVMAEGGNSFAWAINLLRFNKPNRFRVSTGFGAMGHFVTSVVGAALTHHDKAVAIVGDGAMLMNNEVSTAVSYRIPAVWIVLNDGRYNMCDQGSKMQGYKDMDVYIPQADFVMLARSMGADGIRVEKESDIQAALEMAMVSTSPFVVDILIDPTRIAPIGTRIFSLISQGAKN, encoded by the coding sequence ATGTTAGTACTACCAAAAACGGATTTTATTTCCTTTCCATCTTCGCCTTCTTTAAATAAATCATCTATTGCAGATATCCAACCAAGTATGCTGTTGGATACATCTTCTGATAATAGTCAGCAATCAGAGTCTATCTCAGTTGCTTCTGCAATTGTAAAGATGTTAGAAGACTTGGGAGTGGAATATGCATTTGGAGTTTCCGGAGGTGCGATCGCTCCAATATGGCATACACTGCAACATAGTTCCATTAAATTACGCCACTTTCGTCACGAAGCCGGAGCCGCTTTTGCAGCCACAGAAGCGTATTTTGCCAGCGGTCGTCCCATCGTAGTATTTACCACAACAGGACCGGGGATCACAAACGCCTTAACAGGTTTATTTACTGCCCGTTGGGAAGATGCCAAAGTCATTTTTATCTCGGCTTCTACCTCAGCACCAAAGCGAGGACGGTGGGCGCTGCAAGAGACTAGTAATTACACTATGCCCAGTGCGGGAATTTTTACCTCAGAATCACTATTTCATTACGCAACAACTCTTGAATGTAGCGAGGAACTTCCAGAAGTCTCTCGACGGCTGGCGAAAGGTCTAGCTAAACCAAACGGCTTTGTCGCACACTTGAGCATACCTACTAACATCCAAGCAAATTTAGTTGAGACATCTTTGGCATCAGTCAATCTCTCTTGTACTCCTGCAACAGCCAGCGAAGAAGCGATTTCAGAATGTGCGCGGTTACTTACAGAAGGGTCGTTTGCTATCTGGGTGGGCTTTGGGGCGCGGTTTGCAGCTGCGGAAATTCGTAAGTTGGCTGAGAAAACAGGGGCAGCTGTGATGTGTTCGCCACGCGCTAAAGGTATTTTTCCTGAAGACCATCCTCAATTTGTCGGGATTACGGGCTTTGCTGGCCATGAGTCGGTTTTGAAATATATGGCAGAGTGTCGTCCTCTGCGGACGTTGGTACTGGGAACACGCCTTGGGGAATTTACCTCTTTTTGGAGTCCGGCAATGGTTCCATCACGAGGCTTTGTACATGTAGATATCGACCCAGAAGTTCCAGGAACTGCGTATCCATCTGCCGAGACAGTAGCAATTCAGTCTGACGTGAAAATATTTGTCAAGTCTCTGCTCAAGCGCTTTCCTAAGCGGCAAAATAAATCAAAAATCCAGTCTCTGCCCAGACCTGAACGTAGTGCGATTAATCCTAGTCAAGATAGTCCAGTGCGACCAGAAGTACTGATGAATCTCATGCAACGAGTCATCGTGGAAGGTAGCGATGCAATTGTGATGGCTGAAGGAGGCAATTCATTTGCTTGGGCAATCAACTTACTGCGATTTAATAAACCAAATCGTTTTCGAGTCAGTACTGGGTTCGGGGCGATGGGTCATTTTGTGACTAGCGTCGTGGGTGCAGCTTTAACACATCACGATAAAGCTGTGGCGATTGTCGGCGATGGCGCAATGCTGATGAACAACGAAGTCAGCACCGCTGTTAGCTATCGCATTCCTGCCGTTTGGATTGTACTCAACGATGGACGCTACAACATGTGCGACCAGGGTTCAAAAATGCAAGGTTACAAGGATATGGATGTGTATATCCCCCAAGCCGATTTCGTCATGCTTGCTCGCAGTATGGGAGCCGATGGTATCCGTGTAGAAAAAGAGTCTGACATCCAAGCAGCTTTAGAAATGGCCATGGTTTCGACTAGTCCATTTGTTGTTGATATACTCATCGACCCAACTCGAATTGCCCCAATTGGCACTCGGATTTTTAGTTTGATTTCACAAGGCGCTAAAAATTAA
- a CDS encoding 3-oxoacyl-ACP synthase III family protein, giving the protein MHYPVGVRSLAMALPSIKRSNDYYREKYPELIAQSEQRSLARLFSVNNSTPNNEFDFKMLPYLQDPFRGTVNRWVLAPDESSLMLQERAARQALDAANLTFSEVDLMLVASIWPEHIGFGDAAFLSRQLNLQGAAWNIDAACGVTPVALQTACALVRSQEYRNVLVVISCSYSRFFAEDDTLSWFMSDGVGAFVVGSLAPNQGILGTKTIHTAALCDIFFAKLTEDEQGNPQVQMRMDKIANRAIRETAVDQLRTCCEGAVAAAGVILDQVDFFIFNTSTAWGAQFCAQVLGIDIERTINLYSHYANIGPVITVANLYYAAQLNKIHENDLVLIYGLGAAGVASASVMRWGDVALGTVPHLGELDSLLTSSSDQSFAVC; this is encoded by the coding sequence ATGCATTATCCAGTAGGTGTGCGATCGCTAGCAATGGCTTTACCGAGTATCAAACGTTCAAACGATTATTACAGAGAAAAATATCCGGAATTAATTGCTCAGTCCGAACAAAGAAGTTTAGCTAGGTTATTTTCGGTTAATAACTCTACCCCCAACAACGAGTTTGACTTCAAGATGTTGCCTTATTTGCAAGACCCCTTTCGTGGCACTGTTAATCGGTGGGTACTTGCTCCAGATGAATCCTCGCTGATGTTACAAGAACGTGCGGCTCGTCAGGCTTTGGATGCAGCAAATCTGACTTTTTCAGAAGTTGATTTAATGCTTGTAGCTTCGATTTGGCCAGAACACATTGGATTTGGTGATGCTGCTTTTTTGTCTCGTCAATTGAACTTACAAGGTGCAGCCTGGAATATCGATGCTGCCTGTGGAGTTACCCCAGTGGCGTTGCAAACTGCCTGTGCTTTGGTGCGATCGCAAGAGTACCGTAATGTGTTAGTGGTAATTTCATGCTCATACTCTCGCTTTTTTGCTGAAGATGATACCCTCTCATGGTTTATGAGTGATGGTGTGGGAGCTTTTGTAGTTGGTTCTCTTGCACCTAATCAAGGTATTCTTGGTACTAAGACCATTCATACTGCTGCTTTATGTGACATTTTCTTTGCTAAACTCACTGAGGATGAACAAGGCAATCCCCAGGTGCAGATGCGGATGGATAAAATCGCTAATAGGGCAATTCGTGAAACGGCTGTGGATCAATTGCGGACATGTTGTGAAGGTGCAGTCGCCGCCGCTGGTGTCATTTTAGACCAAGTTGACTTTTTTATTTTTAATACATCCACAGCTTGGGGCGCACAATTCTGCGCCCAAGTATTGGGCATTGACATAGAGCGTACAATCAATCTTTATTCTCATTATGCAAACATTGGGCCAGTAATTACGGTAGCTAATCTTTACTATGCTGCCCAGTTGAATAAAATTCACGAAAATGATTTAGTTCTCATCTATGGTTTGGGTGCAGCAGGTGTTGCTTCTGCAAGTGTAATGCGTTGGGGCGATGTGGCGCTCGGTACTGTTCCACATTTGGGTGAACTTGACTCGTTATTGACAAGTTCTTCAGACCAGAGTTTCGCTGTTTGTTAA
- a CDS encoding SGNH/GDSL hydrolase family protein, with protein MQKQILSVGFFLLSLVLPLKVSAQNYDEIYVFGDSFSDTGNVFNFTSGAIPPSPYFNGRFSNGPVWVEYLASKLKLTFNPNTNFAFSGATTGFDNIGLSILPGLQQQISSFTTAIHSANPNALYVVWAGTNDYLDYFLGNIPNPTKSVANLSAAVNSLAAVGAEDIMVVNLPDLGKFPVTGGDSRSDNELSSLISAHNSNLAASVDFLSQQLSPDINIIPVDVNYLFNQAIANPNKFGFTNVTDSCIGDSPIVPIEIFPQPVVCIPDKFLFWDEVHPTTAMHQLIGELAFSALLKASVPEPSVVLAVLMFALSALSLKKRFHLMNCSQKIVTR; from the coding sequence ATGCAAAAACAAATTCTGTCGGTAGGATTTTTCCTATTATCTTTGGTGTTGCCGCTGAAAGTATCGGCACAGAATTATGACGAGATTTATGTTTTTGGCGATAGCTTTTCTGATACAGGTAACGTATTCAACTTTACGTCCGGCGCTATTCCTCCTAGCCCTTACTTCAATGGACGTTTTTCTAATGGCCCGGTTTGGGTAGAATATTTAGCCTCAAAGTTGAAATTAACTTTCAATCCCAATACCAACTTCGCTTTTAGTGGTGCTACTACTGGATTCGATAATATCGGACTCTCTATTTTGCCAGGATTGCAGCAACAGATAAGTAGTTTTACGACAGCTATTCACTCTGCTAATCCCAACGCCCTTTATGTGGTGTGGGCTGGTACTAATGATTACCTTGATTATTTTTTGGGTAACATTCCTAATCCCACTAAGTCAGTCGCAAATTTATCAGCAGCCGTAAATTCTCTTGCTGCTGTTGGAGCTGAAGATATTATGGTGGTTAATCTACCCGATTTGGGGAAGTTTCCGGTTACTGGGGGCGATAGTCGCAGTGACAACGAACTTAGTAGTTTGATTAGCGCCCATAATTCTAACTTGGCTGCGTCTGTTGACTTTTTGAGCCAGCAACTCAGTCCTGATATCAACATTATTCCTGTTGATGTTAATTACTTATTTAATCAGGCGATCGCCAATCCCAACAAATTTGGTTTTACTAATGTCACCGACTCTTGTATCGGAGACTCGCCAATAGTACCTATCGAGATTTTCCCACAACCAGTTGTATGTATCCCAGACAAATTTTTGTTTTGGGACGAAGTTCACCCAACAACCGCCATGCATCAGCTAATCGGAGAATTAGCATTTTCAGCACTTTTAAAAGCATCTGTTCCTGAACCTTCTGTTGTATTGGCAGTGTTGATGTTTGCTTTAAGTGCATTATCGCTAAAGAAACGCTTTCACCTAATGAATTGCAGTCAAAAAATTGTAACCCGATAA